In the genome of Streptomyces sp. V2I9, one region contains:
- a CDS encoding penicillin-binding transpeptidase domain-containing protein, whose translation MRSGAKVAVVGGAFVLVAGGIGYGAYSVLGDTAGVGGDGTRSASESSTVKTGPPSAEEIAQTSKGFFDAWAAGDATAAALLTNNEAGAEPVLTSYGEDARIGKVKITPAPPVGTKVPYTVEATVTFEGKSKPLSYASELTVVRGLTTGKALVDWVPAVVHPQLTEGATLRTGESSTPTIEAVDRNGTVLTKEKYPSLGPILDTLRQKYGESSGGSAGIETWIEPADESQPDVNLLTLAKGRPGKVQTTLDANAQAAAERAVKKYAQASVVAVKPSTGAIRAVANNPVSEFNVALQGKQAPGSTLKIMTAALLLEKGLVTANGAAECPKDVLYQGASFHNLKNFALPDGSTFTQSFARSCNTAFIKLIDDTKDDAALAKEAREVFGIGLDWQTGVVTTDGSVPEEVGGEAAAQYIGQGTVQMNALNMASITATAMTGTFQQPVIVPRSLDDRKLAQASRSLPASVTQQLKTMMRATAAWGTGAQAMASVGGDKGAKTGSAEVDGQKTSNSWFTGFSNDLAAAAVVQTGGHGGDAAGPVVAEVLRAGG comes from the coding sequence ATGCGCAGTGGAGCGAAGGTCGCCGTGGTCGGCGGAGCATTCGTGCTGGTGGCCGGCGGGATCGGTTACGGGGCGTACAGCGTGCTCGGGGACACGGCTGGAGTGGGCGGCGACGGTACGCGGAGCGCGTCCGAGTCGTCGACGGTGAAGACGGGACCGCCGAGCGCCGAGGAGATCGCGCAGACGTCGAAGGGCTTCTTCGACGCGTGGGCGGCCGGGGACGCGACGGCGGCGGCGCTCCTCACCAACAACGAGGCGGGCGCGGAGCCGGTGCTCACCTCGTACGGCGAGGACGCCCGCATCGGCAAGGTGAAGATCACGCCCGCGCCGCCGGTCGGCACGAAGGTGCCCTACACGGTCGAGGCCACGGTCACCTTCGAGGGGAAGTCGAAACCCCTGTCGTACGCCTCGGAGTTGACGGTCGTCCGTGGCCTGACGACCGGGAAGGCCCTGGTGGACTGGGTCCCCGCGGTCGTGCACCCGCAGCTGACGGAGGGCGCGACGCTGAGGACGGGCGAGTCCTCGACGCCGACGATCGAGGCCGTCGACCGCAACGGGACGGTGCTGACCAAGGAGAAGTACCCCTCGCTCGGACCGATCCTGGACACCCTGCGCCAGAAGTACGGAGAGAGCTCGGGCGGTTCGGCCGGCATCGAGACCTGGATCGAGCCCGCCGACGAGTCCCAGCCGGACGTCAACCTGCTGACGCTGGCCAAGGGCAGGCCCGGCAAGGTGCAGACGACACTGGACGCGAACGCGCAGGCGGCGGCGGAGCGGGCGGTGAAGAAGTACGCGCAGGCCTCCGTGGTCGCGGTGAAGCCGTCCACCGGGGCGATCCGCGCGGTGGCCAACAACCCGGTGAGCGAGTTCAACGTGGCGCTCCAGGGCAAGCAGGCGCCCGGTTCGACGCTGAAGATCATGACGGCGGCGCTGCTGCTGGAGAAGGGGCTCGTCACGGCGAACGGGGCGGCGGAGTGCCCCAAGGACGTGCTCTACCAGGGCGCTTCGTTCCACAACCTGAAGAACTTCGCGCTGCCGGACGGAAGTACGTTCACCCAGAGCTTCGCCCGCTCCTGCAACACCGCCTTCATCAAGCTCATCGACGACACGAAGGACGACGCCGCCCTCGCCAAGGAGGCGCGGGAGGTCTTCGGGATCGGCCTGGACTGGCAGACGGGCGTCGTCACGACCGACGGCAGTGTGCCGGAGGAGGTGGGCGGCGAGGCGGCCGCCCAGTACATCGGCCAGGGCACGGTCCAGATGAACGCCCTCAACATGGCCTCCATCACCGCGACCGCCATGACCGGCACCTTCCAGCAGCCGGTCATCGTCCCGCGGTCGCTGGACGACCGGAAGCTGGCGCAGGCGTCCCGCTCGCTGCCCGCCTCCGTCACCCAGCAGCTCAAGACGATGATGCGCGCGACGGCCGCCTGGGGCACCGGCGCGCAGGCGATGGCCTCGGTGGGCGGTGACAAGGGCGCGAAGACCGGTTCGGCGGAGGTCGACGGGCAGAAGACCTCCAACAGCTGGTTCACCGGCTTCAGCAACGACCTCGCGGCGGCAGCCGTCGTCCAGACCGGCGGCCACGGCGGCGACGCGGCGGGCCCGGTCGTGGCGGAGGTCCTGCGCGCGGGCGGCTGA
- a CDS encoding exonuclease domain-containing protein, protein MDRSMDGGQGEHLLNVVDVEATCWDGEPPPGQVSEIIEIGLTVVDLRAGERSAKHRLVVRPVRSEVSPFCTELTGLTQAEVDGGLSFADACRTLAAEHRTGLLPWASWGDYDRNQFTRQCRTAGVRYPFGQHHTNAKIVFTAAYGLRRRPGMARALEAAGLPLEGRHHRGDDDAWNIAALVLALAGRGKWPGA, encoded by the coding sequence ATGGACCGGAGCATGGACGGCGGGCAGGGCGAGCACCTGCTGAACGTGGTGGACGTCGAGGCGACCTGCTGGGACGGGGAGCCGCCGCCCGGCCAGGTCAGCGAGATCATCGAGATCGGCCTCACCGTCGTGGACCTGCGTGCGGGCGAGCGGTCGGCCAAGCATCGGCTGGTGGTCCGGCCTGTCCGCTCGGAGGTCAGCCCGTTCTGCACGGAGCTGACCGGGCTGACGCAGGCGGAGGTGGACGGCGGCCTGTCCTTCGCGGATGCCTGCCGGACGCTGGCGGCCGAACACCGTACGGGGCTGCTGCCGTGGGCCAGTTGGGGCGACTACGACCGCAACCAGTTCACCCGCCAGTGCCGTACGGCGGGTGTGCGGTACCCCTTCGGGCAGCACCACACCAACGCCAAGATCGTGTTCACCGCCGCGTACGGGCTGCGCCGCCGCCCCGGCATGGCCCGGGCCCTGGAGGCGGCCGGCCTTCCGCTGGAGGGCCGCCACCACCGGGGCGACGACGACGCGTGGAACATCGCCGCCCTGGTGCTGGCCCTGGCGGGCCGGGGGAAGTGGCCGGGGGCGTAG
- a CDS encoding N-acetyltransferase, producing MIDYGHTDRTGRPVTLHDVDADNWRAVADSAPRDDQRDWVPALAARYLLLSSREDTWNSLAVLAGDEVAGHIMWGRDEDGSYWIGGMLIDAAHQGAGIGRAAVRTLAAWLSAREDCTAVRLSYAPENEAAAHLYTALGFRPTGADEDGEVVAELVEAGES from the coding sequence ATGATCGACTACGGACACACCGACAGGACCGGTCGCCCCGTCACCCTCCACGACGTGGACGCGGACAACTGGCGGGCGGTCGCCGACAGTGCGCCGCGCGACGACCAGCGCGACTGGGTCCCGGCCCTGGCCGCCCGCTACCTGCTGCTGAGCAGCCGCGAGGACACCTGGAACTCGCTGGCCGTACTCGCGGGCGACGAGGTGGCCGGGCACATCATGTGGGGCCGGGACGAGGACGGTTCGTACTGGATCGGCGGCATGCTGATCGACGCCGCGCACCAGGGCGCGGGCATCGGCCGCGCCGCCGTACGGACCTTGGCCGCCTGGCTCTCCGCCCGCGAGGACTGCACGGCGGTACGCCTCTCGTACGCCCCGGAGAACGAGGCCGCCGCGCACCTGTACACCGCGCTCGGCTTCCGCCCGACCGGGGCGGACGAGGACGGGGAAGTGGTGGCGGAGCTGGTGGAGGCGGGGGAGTCGTGA